A DNA window from Daucus carota subsp. sativus chromosome 3, DH1 v3.0, whole genome shotgun sequence contains the following coding sequences:
- the LOC108215370 gene encoding phospholipid scramblase family protein C343.06c, translated as MNRIKGFRISRAREEIWKCASLYSGMMKLESFLVDVVKVRSFHCRGQGDGGGVAGVSNGDLDVGKLSVAIKNLKQRFVVSSSYEVKGGNFFRGYSSRSGKDPNISRDFLVQLWVDDRKKRKIKQKRKQIRESSVNVNDEETVYDNPASLQQVFGKLFSKAFVTDEKTSEPEKPILKQPPPSQRMTGPLKPATSLEAQVAPLLARSTLLITRDIEWANLMLGFEQENRYGIVDVSYPGTPVGLIREQSNIIARQLLRTRRPFVAHITDASGNELFRVRRPFWWINSSIYAEINGKEVGVVHRRWHLWRRIYDLYLGNEQFAVVENPGFWNWTFTLKDVNGEVLAQIDRDWRGFGFEILTDAGQYVIRFGTSDIVLKSGPASLTEELQVVRPLTLSERAVAVALAVSLDNDYFSRHGGWGLPFIGIDE; from the exons ATGAATAGAATCAAGGGCTTTCGTATTTCTAGAGCTAGGGAAGAGATATGGAAATGTGCGTCGTTGTATTCGGGTATGATGAAGCTGGAATCTTTTCTTGTTGATGTTGTGAAAGTTCGGTCTTTTCATTGTCGAGGACAAGGAGACGGTGGAGGTGTTGCTGGAGTGAGCAACGGGGATCTTGATGTGGGGAAGTTATCCGTAGCGATAAAGAATTTGAAGCAGAGGTTTGTAGTGTCTTCGAGCTATGAAGTCAAAGGTGGGAATTTTTTTCGGGGATACTCTTCGAGGTCAGGAAAGGATCCTAATATAAGCCGAGATTTTTTAGTTCAGCTTTGGGTTGATGATCGGAAgaagagaaaaattaaacaaaagagAAAGCAGATCAGGGAAAGCTCTGTGAATGTAAATGATGAAGAAACAGTGTATGATAATCCAGCTTCTCTGCAGCAAGTATTtggaaaattattttcaaaggCATTTGTTACAGATGAAAAAACTAGTGAGCCGGAGAAACCAATTCTGAAGCAACCGCCCCCTAGTCAACGCATGACAGGCCCTCTAAAACCAGCTACATCACTTGAG GCTCAGGTTGCACCTCTTCTTGCAAGATCCACTTTGTTAATTACCAGGGATATAGAATGGGCCAATCTCATGCTGGGTTTTGAGCAG GAAAATCGTTACGGTATAGTTGATGTCAGCTATCCTGGAACA CCTGTAGGTTTGATTCGTGAGCAGAGTAATATAATTGCCAGACAG TTGCTACGCACCAGACGCCCTTTCGTAGCTCACATAACTGATGCCTCCGGTAATGAACTTTTCAGG GTTCGTCGTCCCTTTTGGTGGATAAATAGCTCAATCTATGCAGAGATAAATGGAAAG GAAGTTGGTGTTGTGCATAGAAGATGGCATCTTTGGAGGAGGATTTATGATTTGTATTTAGG GAATGAGCAGTTTGCAGTGGTTGAAAATCCCGGGTTTTGGAACTGGACATTTACTTTGAAGGACGTTAATGGGGAGGTGCTGGCTCAGATAGATCGTGACTGGAGAGGTTTTGGTTTTGAG ATATTGACAGATGCTGGTCAGTATGTGATCAGATTTGGGACTTCCGACATTGTATTAAAGAGTGGTCCTGCATCACTG ACTGAAGAGTTACAGGTAGTTCGACCTTTGACTCTGTCAGAAAGGGCAGTAGCTGTAGCACTTGCTGTGTCGCTAGATAATGATTATTTTTCACGACATGGTGGATG